In a single window of the Nocardioides sp. L-11A genome:
- a CDS encoding M1 family metallopeptidase yields MPQLPTADPYLPGHGDPSYAVRHYDLDLAYVPDGNRLSGTAHLELVVRAETARLVLDLAHLRATKLRLDGGDPDDGGPRPAPRVKKWSARGHRLVLQLDRPVAAGSELRLTVVYGGSPRPVVDRHHGDAGWEELEDGVIVAAQPHGAPTWFPCNDRPDDKATYRITVAAPAGYVVVANGALAAHRRRAGAESWTYAMDRPMATYLATVQIGRYVTTEHDPRTRTFAPPDADLAGSFDQQPAMLEFFERIFGAYPFDAYAAVVTDDDLEIPLESQSLSTFGRNFCSSDWSQVRLIAHELAHQWYGNAVTLRHWQDIWLHEGFACYAEWLWSEESGGPRTCDGWARHHHERLAGLDQDLVLADPGAELMFDDRVYKRGALALHALRLAVGDDAFFDVLRGWVATHAGESVTTEDFLGIASQRTGTDVAELLRPWLCDAALPAFPQG; encoded by the coding sequence GTGCCCCAGCTGCCCACCGCCGACCCGTACCTGCCCGGCCACGGCGACCCGTCGTACGCCGTGCGGCACTACGACCTCGACCTCGCCTACGTCCCCGACGGCAACCGGCTGAGCGGCACCGCGCACCTGGAGCTGGTGGTCCGCGCGGAGACCGCGCGGCTGGTCCTCGACCTCGCCCACCTGCGGGCCACCAAGCTGCGCCTCGACGGAGGTGACCCCGACGATGGCGGCCCCCGGCCGGCGCCGCGGGTCAAGAAGTGGTCGGCGCGCGGCCACCGGCTGGTCCTGCAGCTCGACCGCCCGGTCGCCGCCGGCTCCGAGCTGCGGCTGACGGTGGTCTACGGTGGCTCCCCGCGGCCGGTCGTCGACCGTCACCACGGCGACGCCGGCTGGGAGGAGCTCGAGGACGGCGTCATCGTCGCGGCTCAGCCGCACGGCGCGCCCACCTGGTTCCCGTGCAACGACCGCCCCGACGACAAGGCGACCTACCGCATCACGGTGGCCGCGCCCGCCGGCTACGTCGTGGTCGCCAACGGTGCCCTCGCCGCCCACCGGCGCCGCGCCGGCGCGGAGAGCTGGACCTACGCCATGGACCGGCCGATGGCGACCTATCTCGCCACCGTCCAGATCGGACGCTACGTCACCACCGAGCACGACCCGCGCACCCGCACCTTCGCGCCGCCCGACGCCGACCTCGCCGGCTCCTTCGACCAGCAGCCGGCGATGCTGGAGTTCTTCGAGCGGATCTTCGGTGCCTACCCCTTCGACGCCTACGCCGCCGTGGTCACCGACGACGACCTCGAGATCCCCCTCGAGAGCCAGAGCCTGTCGACCTTCGGCCGCAACTTCTGCTCGTCCGACTGGTCGCAGGTGCGGCTGATCGCCCATGAGCTCGCCCACCAGTGGTACGGCAACGCCGTCACCCTGCGCCACTGGCAGGACATCTGGCTGCACGAGGGATTCGCGTGCTACGCCGAGTGGCTGTGGTCCGAGGAGAGCGGCGGCCCGCGCACCTGCGACGGGTGGGCCCGCCACCACCACGAGCGCCTCGCCGGGCTGGACCAGGACCTGGTCCTCGCCGACCCGGGCGCGGAGCTGATGTTCGACGACCGGGTCTACAAGCGCGGCGCCCTCGCGCTGCACGCCCTGCGCCTCGCCGTCGGCGACGACGCCTTCTTCGACGTGCTGCGCGGCTGGGTCGCCACACATGCGGGGGAGTCGGTCACCACCGAGGACTTCCTCGGCATCGCCTCGCAGCGCACCGGCACGGATGTCGCGGAGCTGCTGCGGCCGTGGCTGTGCGACGCCGCGCTGCCGGCCTTTCCACAGGGCTGA